In a single window of the Gossypium hirsutum isolate 1008001.06 chromosome A13, Gossypium_hirsutum_v2.1, whole genome shotgun sequence genome:
- the LOC107939857 gene encoding protein MODIFIER OF SNC1 11 isoform X4: MATTTDKPLATARNSAAPSSVANSSAEPISKKTAEPALPSTDKLDPPSSDISASEVPLKESKGWKTGRTAGGSASGGGSAPVNDIQKKIRRAERFGVPVQLSEQEKRNSRAERFGTVPSMNGSEASKQSEDMKRKARAERFGLSVPTTAADEEAKKKARLARFAQDSKPDTVEEEKRKARAIRFSNPPSSTSSQAPIAGKAGGGP; this comes from the exons ATGGCAACCACCACCGATAAACCCCTCGCTACCGCAAGGAACTCCGCGGCTCCATCCTCCGTCGCCAATTCATCCGCAGAACCGATCTCTAAGAAGACCGCCGAGCCCGCTCTGCCTTCCACCGATAAGTTAGATCCTCCTAGCTCTGATATTTCTGCTTCTGAAGTACCTCTTAAGGAGAGCAAGGGTTGGAAGACTGGCCGGACTGCTGGGGGCTCCGCCTCTGGGGGTGGCAGCGCTCCGGTTAACGACATCCAGAAGAAGATTCGCCGAGCTGAGCGGTTCGGCGTACCGGTCCAGTTGTCTGAGCAAGAGAAGCGTAATTCTAGGGCTGAGAG GTTCGGCACTGTGCCCAGCATGAATGGATCAGAAGCATCTAAGCAATCGGAGGACATGAAGAGGAAAGCCAGAGCAGAGAG GTTTGGGCTTTCTGTACCCACTACGGCTGCTGATGAGGAGGCCAAAAAGAAAGCACGTCTTGCCAGATTTGCACAAGATTCCAAACCTGATACAGTggaagaggagaaaagaaaagcgaGGGCAATTAG GTTCTCTAATCCTCCATCAAGTACATCATCACAG GCTCCTATTGCTGGAAAGGCTGGTGGAGGACCCTAA
- the LOC107939857 gene encoding protein MODIFIER OF SNC1 11 isoform X3, producing the protein MATTTDKPLATARNSAAPSSVANSSAEPISKKTAEPALPSTDKLDPPSSDISASEVPLKESKGWKTGRTAGGSASGGGSAPVNDIQKKIRRAERFGVPVQLSEQEKRNSRAERFGTVPSMNGSEASKQSEDMKRKARAERFGLSVPTTAADEEAKKKARLARFAQDSKPDTVEEEKRKARAIRFSNPPSSTSSQEAPIAGKAGGGP; encoded by the exons ATGGCAACCACCACCGATAAACCCCTCGCTACCGCAAGGAACTCCGCGGCTCCATCCTCCGTCGCCAATTCATCCGCAGAACCGATCTCTAAGAAGACCGCCGAGCCCGCTCTGCCTTCCACCGATAAGTTAGATCCTCCTAGCTCTGATATTTCTGCTTCTGAAGTACCTCTTAAGGAGAGCAAGGGTTGGAAGACTGGCCGGACTGCTGGGGGCTCCGCCTCTGGGGGTGGCAGCGCTCCGGTTAACGACATCCAGAAGAAGATTCGCCGAGCTGAGCGGTTCGGCGTACCGGTCCAGTTGTCTGAGCAAGAGAAGCGTAATTCTAGGGCTGAGAG GTTCGGCACTGTGCCCAGCATGAATGGATCAGAAGCATCTAAGCAATCGGAGGACATGAAGAGGAAAGCCAGAGCAGAGAG GTTTGGGCTTTCTGTACCCACTACGGCTGCTGATGAGGAGGCCAAAAAGAAAGCACGTCTTGCCAGATTTGCACAAGATTCCAAACCTGATACAGTggaagaggagaaaagaaaagcgaGGGCAATTAG GTTCTCTAATCCTCCATCAAGTACATCATCACAG GAGGCTCCTATTGCTGGAAAGGCTGGTGGAGGACCCTAA
- the LOC107939857 gene encoding protein MODIFIER OF SNC1 11 isoform X2, whose protein sequence is MATTTDKPLATARNSAAPSSVANSSAEPISKKTAEPALPSTDKLDPPSSDISASEVPLKESKGWKTGRTAGGSASGGGSAPVNDIQKKIRRAERFGVPVQLSEQEKRNSRAERFGTVPSMNGSEASKQSEDMKRKARAERFGLSVPTTAADEEAKKKARLARFAQDSKPDTVEEEKRKARAIRFSNPPSSTSSQVNGKGNIEPAPIAGKAGGGP, encoded by the exons ATGGCAACCACCACCGATAAACCCCTCGCTACCGCAAGGAACTCCGCGGCTCCATCCTCCGTCGCCAATTCATCCGCAGAACCGATCTCTAAGAAGACCGCCGAGCCCGCTCTGCCTTCCACCGATAAGTTAGATCCTCCTAGCTCTGATATTTCTGCTTCTGAAGTACCTCTTAAGGAGAGCAAGGGTTGGAAGACTGGCCGGACTGCTGGGGGCTCCGCCTCTGGGGGTGGCAGCGCTCCGGTTAACGACATCCAGAAGAAGATTCGCCGAGCTGAGCGGTTCGGCGTACCGGTCCAGTTGTCTGAGCAAGAGAAGCGTAATTCTAGGGCTGAGAG GTTCGGCACTGTGCCCAGCATGAATGGATCAGAAGCATCTAAGCAATCGGAGGACATGAAGAGGAAAGCCAGAGCAGAGAG GTTTGGGCTTTCTGTACCCACTACGGCTGCTGATGAGGAGGCCAAAAAGAAAGCACGTCTTGCCAGATTTGCACAAGATTCCAAACCTGATACAGTggaagaggagaaaagaaaagcgaGGGCAATTAG GTTCTCTAATCCTCCATCAAGTACATCATCACAGGTGAATGGGAAGGGAAATATTGAGCCA GCTCCTATTGCTGGAAAGGCTGGTGGAGGACCCTAA
- the LOC107939857 gene encoding protein MODIFIER OF SNC1 11 isoform X1: MATTTDKPLATARNSAAPSSVANSSAEPISKKTAEPALPSTDKLDPPSSDISASEVPLKESKGWKTGRTAGGSASGGGSAPVNDIQKKIRRAERFGVPVQLSEQEKRNSRAERFGTVPSMNGSEASKQSEDMKRKARAERFGLSVPTTAADEEAKKKARLARFAQDSKPDTVEEEKRKARAIRFSNPPSSTSSQVNGKGNIEPEAPIAGKAGGGP; the protein is encoded by the exons ATGGCAACCACCACCGATAAACCCCTCGCTACCGCAAGGAACTCCGCGGCTCCATCCTCCGTCGCCAATTCATCCGCAGAACCGATCTCTAAGAAGACCGCCGAGCCCGCTCTGCCTTCCACCGATAAGTTAGATCCTCCTAGCTCTGATATTTCTGCTTCTGAAGTACCTCTTAAGGAGAGCAAGGGTTGGAAGACTGGCCGGACTGCTGGGGGCTCCGCCTCTGGGGGTGGCAGCGCTCCGGTTAACGACATCCAGAAGAAGATTCGCCGAGCTGAGCGGTTCGGCGTACCGGTCCAGTTGTCTGAGCAAGAGAAGCGTAATTCTAGGGCTGAGAG GTTCGGCACTGTGCCCAGCATGAATGGATCAGAAGCATCTAAGCAATCGGAGGACATGAAGAGGAAAGCCAGAGCAGAGAG GTTTGGGCTTTCTGTACCCACTACGGCTGCTGATGAGGAGGCCAAAAAGAAAGCACGTCTTGCCAGATTTGCACAAGATTCCAAACCTGATACAGTggaagaggagaaaagaaaagcgaGGGCAATTAG GTTCTCTAATCCTCCATCAAGTACATCATCACAGGTGAATGGGAAGGGAAATATTGAGCCA GAGGCTCCTATTGCTGGAAAGGCTGGTGGAGGACCCTAA